One Methylobacterium sp. AMS5 genomic region harbors:
- a CDS encoding DNA topoisomerase IB, with protein MLSEEAGAGVVDPREAARDAGLRYVDDSKPGLRRKRNGKGFRYIDPKGAPVRDAEEVARLKSLAIPPAYTEVWICPHPNGHIQATGRDEKGRKQYRYHPRFREAREASKFHRIMAFAEALPGIRARIDADMGKRGLPREKVLATVVHLLETTLIRVGNDDYARSNKSYGLTTLRDPHVKVAGSEMRFRFKGKSGKEWSVSVRDRRVAKIVKACQDLPGQELFQYLDGEGERRDVTSSDVNAYLREITGEDFTAKDFRTWAGTVLAALALREFETFDNAAKAKKNLRAAIESVSSRLGNTPTICRKCYIHPQILDCYLEGGMLLQVKEAVEGELKNDLGALRPEEAAVLSLLRARLERATKVASKGTKIESTTKIEPPRQTGGRKARAIGTTRTSGGRRAA; from the coding sequence ATGCTGTCGGAGGAGGCCGGAGCCGGCGTGGTCGATCCCCGCGAGGCCGCGCGGGATGCGGGCCTGCGCTACGTGGACGATTCCAAGCCCGGCCTGCGGCGCAAGCGCAACGGCAAGGGCTTCCGCTACATCGATCCGAAGGGGGCTCCGGTCCGCGACGCGGAGGAGGTCGCCCGGCTCAAAAGCCTCGCGATCCCGCCGGCCTACACGGAGGTGTGGATCTGCCCGCACCCGAACGGCCATATCCAGGCGACCGGGCGCGACGAGAAGGGGCGCAAGCAGTACCGCTACCATCCGCGCTTTCGCGAGGCGCGCGAGGCCTCGAAGTTCCACCGCATCATGGCCTTCGCCGAGGCGCTGCCGGGCATCCGCGCGCGGATCGACGCCGATATGGGCAAGCGCGGCCTGCCCCGCGAAAAGGTGCTCGCCACCGTGGTCCACCTCCTGGAGACCACGCTGATCCGCGTCGGCAACGACGATTACGCCCGCTCCAACAAGAGCTACGGCCTCACCACCCTGCGCGATCCACATGTGAAGGTGGCCGGCTCCGAGATGCGCTTCCGCTTCAAGGGCAAGAGCGGCAAGGAATGGTCGGTCTCGGTGCGCGACCGGCGCGTGGCCAAGATCGTCAAGGCCTGCCAGGACCTGCCCGGCCAGGAGCTGTTCCAGTATCTCGACGGCGAGGGCGAGCGGCGCGACGTCACCTCCTCGGACGTGAACGCCTACCTGCGCGAGATCACGGGCGAGGATTTCACGGCAAAAGATTTCCGCACCTGGGCCGGCACGGTGCTGGCGGCTCTGGCGCTGCGGGAGTTCGAGACATTCGACAACGCGGCCAAGGCCAAGAAGAACCTGCGCGCGGCGATCGAGTCGGTGTCGTCCCGGCTCGGCAACACGCCGACCATCTGCCGCAAGTGCTACATCCACCCGCAGATCCTCGACTGCTATCTCGAAGGCGGGATGCTGCTGCAGGTGAAGGAGGCGGTCGAGGGCGAACTCAAGAACGACCTCGGCGCGCTGCGCCCGGAGGAGGCGGCGGTGCTCAGCCTGCTTCGGGCCCGGCTGGAACGGGCGACGAAGGTGGCTTCCAAGGGTACGAAGATCGAGAGCACGACAAAGATCGAGCCGCCGCGTCAGACCGGAGGCCGCAAGGCGAGGGCGATCGGCACGACGCGCACGTCCGGAGGCAGACGGGCAGCGTGA
- a CDS encoding cytochrome ubiquinol oxidase subunit I, whose translation MELDALMLSRIQFGFTMAFHIIFPAFTIGLAAFLVRLEAQWLWTRNPIYRVLYRFWVKAFAVSFGLGVVSGIVMSYQLGTNWSRYSDFTGNVLGPLIQYEVITAFFLEAGFLGIMLFGWDRVGDRLHFLATCMVSLGTLISAFWILSANSWMQTPAGFAIENGRAVATDWFEVIFNPSFPIRYAHMVLGCFLTTAFAVSGMAAWMILRARKEPPAKVQGARVSLSMALWFALIFTPIQIFVGDTHGLGVLKHQPTKLAAIEANWDSQANMPLLLFAIPNMEAERNDFEIGIPKLGSFILTHDFSGVVPGLKDVTPDKRPPVWPVFYAFRAMVAIGMAMLLLSLWSLYLRWKGTLYTNRVFLTCAMLMTPAGFGAVIFGWFTAEIGRQPYIVYGQLKTADAHSPLTAQAVTTSLIAFIVAYAIIFGFGSYYLAKLLRKGPEPFEPSVPGDEIGRKPKRPFSALDEKLEPRSI comes from the coding sequence ATGGAACTCGACGCTCTGATGCTCTCGCGCATCCAGTTCGGCTTCACGATGGCCTTCCACATCATCTTCCCGGCCTTCACCATCGGTCTCGCCGCCTTCCTCGTCCGGCTCGAGGCGCAGTGGCTGTGGACGAGGAACCCGATCTACCGGGTGCTCTACCGCTTCTGGGTGAAGGCCTTCGCGGTCTCGTTCGGCCTCGGCGTCGTGTCGGGCATCGTGATGAGCTACCAACTCGGCACGAACTGGTCGCGCTACTCCGACTTCACCGGAAACGTGCTGGGCCCGCTGATCCAATACGAGGTCATCACCGCCTTCTTCCTGGAGGCGGGCTTCCTCGGAATCATGCTGTTCGGCTGGGACCGGGTCGGCGACCGGCTGCACTTCCTGGCGACCTGCATGGTCTCGCTCGGCACGCTGATCTCCGCCTTCTGGATCCTCTCGGCCAATTCCTGGATGCAGACGCCGGCGGGCTTCGCGATCGAGAACGGACGGGCGGTGGCCACCGACTGGTTCGAGGTGATCTTCAACCCAAGCTTCCCGATCCGCTACGCGCACATGGTGCTCGGCTGCTTCCTCACGACCGCCTTCGCGGTCTCCGGCATGGCCGCCTGGATGATCCTGCGCGCCCGCAAGGAGCCGCCGGCGAAGGTCCAGGGGGCCCGGGTCTCGCTCTCCATGGCCCTGTGGTTCGCGCTGATCTTCACGCCGATCCAGATCTTCGTCGGCGACACCCACGGCCTCGGCGTGCTCAAGCACCAGCCGACCAAGCTCGCGGCGATCGAGGCGAACTGGGACAGCCAGGCTAACATGCCGCTGCTGCTCTTCGCGATCCCGAACATGGAGGCCGAGCGCAACGACTTCGAGATCGGCATCCCGAAGCTCGGCTCGTTCATTCTCACCCACGACTTCTCCGGCGTGGTGCCGGGCCTCAAGGACGTGACGCCGGACAAGCGCCCGCCGGTCTGGCCGGTGTTCTACGCCTTCCGCGCCATGGTCGCGATCGGCATGGCCATGCTGCTCCTGAGCCTGTGGAGCCTGTATCTGCGCTGGAAGGGCACGCTGTACACGAACCGCGTCTTCCTCACCTGCGCCATGCTGATGACGCCCGCGGGCTTCGGCGCGGTGATCTTCGGCTGGTTCACCGCCGAGATCGGGCGTCAGCCCTACATCGTCTACGGCCAGCTCAAGACGGCGGACGCCCATTCGCCGCTGACGGCCCAGGCGGTGACGACCTCGCTGATCGCCTTCATCGTCGCCTACGCGATCATCTTCGGCTTCGGCAGCTACTATCTCGCCAAGCTGCTGCGCAAAGGCCCCGAACCGTTCGAGCCCTCGGTGCCCGGCGATGAGATCGGCCGCAAGCCCAAGCGTCCCTTCTCGGCGCTGGACGAGAAGCTGGAGCCGCGCTCCATCTAG
- a CDS encoding response regulator transcription factor, translating to MSQAVNHTASHTASRAVELLIVDEPSGLDARMRAELEHAPALRTIGEDDLARGGPVPAVALVPVDGARAEAGCARIAALRDGRPWLRVLAVFRTLDAPAMNRLIAAGADAFVGCGTPADEVCASVLALAKGASPAPSAASSAACPSAEEPVIGLTPREAEVLRFLSAGFSNKEVARRLSLSVRTVETHRLNLRRKTQTGRLKDLVTLARQLGLAPVLDTEIPRGPARHTAHAARA from the coding sequence ATGAGTCAGGCCGTCAATCACACCGCCAGCCACACGGCGAGCCGGGCTGTCGAGCTTTTGATCGTCGACGAGCCGTCGGGGCTCGACGCACGGATGCGCGCCGAGCTGGAGCACGCGCCGGCCCTGCGGACCATCGGCGAGGACGATCTGGCCCGTGGCGGTCCGGTGCCGGCCGTCGCGCTGGTCCCGGTGGACGGAGCGCGAGCGGAAGCCGGCTGCGCGCGGATCGCGGCCTTGCGCGACGGGAGGCCCTGGCTGCGGGTGCTCGCGGTGTTCCGAACCCTCGATGCGCCGGCGATGAACCGGCTGATCGCCGCCGGCGCCGACGCCTTCGTCGGCTGCGGCACCCCGGCGGACGAGGTCTGCGCCAGCGTGCTCGCCCTCGCAAAGGGAGCGTCACCCGCGCCGTCGGCCGCATCGTCGGCCGCCTGCCCCTCCGCCGAGGAGCCCGTCATTGGTCTCACCCCGCGCGAGGCGGAGGTTCTGCGCTTCCTCAGTGCCGGCTTCAGCAACAAGGAGGTCGCCCGGCGGCTCTCGCTGAGCGTCCGGACGGTCGAGACCCACCGGCTGAACCTGCGCCGCAAGACGCAGACCGGCCGCCTCAAGGACCTCGTCACCCTCGCCCGCCAGCTCGGCCTCGCCCCGGTGCTCGACACCGAGATACCGCGTGGCCCGGCCCGCCACACCGCACACGCCGCCCGTGCCTGA
- a CDS encoding methyl-accepting chemotaxis protein, translating into MPAPALVPSSSQAEAGQQPDPEPKTIADLTREVGRIAQDRVGRIRQITAQAKMLALNALIEAARAGEHGRGFSVVAQEVRGIGAEIEALARELETGLTARITELQQGVDVMTAKAQGERLVDLSLNAIELIDRNLYERTCDVRWWATDPAVVACAARPDRGGGSETADYASKRLGVILSAYTVYLDLWLCGRDGTVLANGRPERYPNLRGRSVASEPWFREAIRLPGSDDYVPGEVRREAQLGGAQVATYAAGIYETNGAPACGVLAIHFDWEAQAKSIVEGVRIAREDRARTRVVLVDAQRRILAASDGRGSLTETLAVDLNGQECGIVRDARSGSVTAFHRTPGYETYRGLGWYGAIVQSGS; encoded by the coding sequence ATGCCGGCACCAGCATTGGTTCCTTCCTCGTCCCAAGCCGAAGCCGGGCAACAGCCGGATCCCGAACCGAAGACCATCGCCGACCTGACCCGGGAAGTCGGCCGCATCGCCCAGGACCGGGTCGGACGCATCCGGCAGATCACCGCTCAGGCGAAGATGCTGGCCCTCAACGCCTTGATCGAGGCTGCCCGCGCCGGTGAGCACGGGCGCGGCTTCTCGGTGGTGGCGCAGGAGGTGCGCGGAATCGGTGCCGAGATCGAGGCGTTGGCGCGGGAACTGGAAACCGGCCTGACCGCGCGGATCACCGAGTTGCAGCAGGGCGTCGACGTGATGACGGCGAAGGCGCAAGGCGAGCGCTTGGTCGATCTCTCCCTCAACGCCATCGAGCTGATCGACCGCAACCTCTACGAGCGAACCTGCGACGTGCGCTGGTGGGCCACCGATCCGGCGGTGGTCGCCTGCGCCGCGCGGCCGGACCGGGGCGGCGGTTCGGAGACCGCCGACTATGCCTCCAAGCGGCTCGGGGTGATCCTCTCGGCCTACACGGTCTATCTCGATCTCTGGCTGTGTGGCCGTGACGGCACCGTCCTCGCCAACGGCCGACCCGAGCGCTACCCGAACCTGCGCGGACGCAGCGTCGCGAGCGAACCCTGGTTCCGGGAAGCGATCCGCTTGCCGGGCAGCGACGACTACGTCCCCGGCGAGGTCCGGCGTGAGGCGCAGCTCGGCGGCGCACAGGTCGCGACCTATGCCGCCGGGATCTACGAGACGAACGGCGCTCCGGCCTGCGGCGTCCTCGCCATCCACTTCGATTGGGAAGCCCAGGCGAAATCGATCGTCGAGGGCGTGCGGATCGCCCGGGAGGACCGGGCGCGCACCCGCGTGGTGCTCGTGGATGCGCAACGGCGCATCCTCGCCGCCTCCGACGGCAGGGGCTCGCTCACCGAAACGCTCGCCGTGGACCTGAACGGGCAGGAATGCGGCATCGTCCGCGATGCCCGGTCCGGCAGCGTCACCGCGTTTCACAGAACGCCGGGCTACGAGACCTATCGCGGGCTCGGCTGGTACGGCGCCATCGTCCAGAGCGGCAGCTGA
- a CDS encoding methyltransferase: MTPVRDPARFIREHTALRTVPHAPEIVLHVADEATALWQKTEDELEAIGLPPPFWAFAWAGGQALARYILDNPATVAGRRVVDFASGSGLVAIAAAMAGAAHVTASDLDPFALHAIPLNAAANGVADRITADGSDLIGTDAACVLAADIFYERDLAAAVGGWLGDLHGRGRTVLIGDPGRSYLPRERLIPLVTYDVPVTRALEDAEIKRSSVWRFA; encoded by the coding sequence GTGACCCCGGTTCGCGATCCCGCCCGCTTCATCCGCGAGCACACGGCGTTGCGCACCGTCCCGCACGCCCCCGAGATCGTCCTGCACGTCGCCGACGAGGCGACCGCGCTGTGGCAGAAGACCGAGGACGAGTTGGAGGCGATCGGCCTGCCGCCGCCGTTCTGGGCCTTCGCCTGGGCCGGGGGACAAGCGCTCGCCCGCTACATCCTCGACAACCCCGCGACCGTGGCGGGGCGGCGGGTGGTCGATTTCGCCTCGGGCTCCGGGCTCGTCGCCATCGCCGCCGCGATGGCCGGGGCGGCCCACGTCACCGCGAGCGACCTCGATCCCTTCGCGCTCCACGCGATCCCGCTCAACGCCGCGGCCAACGGCGTGGCGGACCGCATCACCGCGGACGGCAGCGACCTGATCGGCACGGATGCGGCCTGCGTTCTGGCCGCCGACATCTTCTACGAGCGCGACCTCGCCGCCGCGGTCGGCGGCTGGCTCGGCGACCTGCATGGGCGCGGACGCACGGTCCTGATCGGCGATCCCGGCCGCTCCTACCTGCCCCGCGAACGGCTGATCCCGCTCGTGACCTACGACGTGCCCGTCACGCGGGCGCTGGAGGATGCCGAGATCAAGCGATCCTCGGTCTGGCGCTTCGCCTGA
- a CDS encoding diguanylate cyclase has protein sequence MHIVIVDSSRVVLRIVAGMLEPRGHVVTQFTDSGEALTYITDNPKVRALITSLEVRPLSGLELCWSARLLAESSRPLSIIAMSSARNARNLAEALDSGADDFIDKPPGAEELQARMRAAERLTTLQSDLIRLAETDSLTGLLNRRAFLQRTREAAQKAGSFGHLCAVILDIDHFKRINDEHGHDVGDMAIKAVAGMIEAEGIAGRLGGEEFAVMLAGQRLTEAEAVASRLRLKTSDLRIRSTKGPVRLTCSFGVSEWSEGETVEGLLKRADIALYEAKTTGRNRVVSAMSDLVLSRTA, from the coding sequence GTGCACATCGTCATCGTGGATTCGAGCCGTGTCGTCCTGCGGATCGTGGCCGGCATGCTCGAACCGCGGGGGCATGTGGTGACACAGTTCACGGATTCCGGCGAGGCCCTGACCTACATCACCGACAATCCGAAGGTCCGTGCCCTGATCACGAGCCTGGAAGTCCGTCCGTTGAGCGGATTGGAGCTGTGCTGGTCGGCCCGGCTGCTCGCCGAATCGAGCCGTCCGCTCTCGATCATCGCCATGTCCTCGGCCCGCAACGCCCGCAATCTCGCCGAGGCTCTCGACAGCGGCGCCGACGACTTCATCGACAAGCCGCCGGGCGCCGAGGAATTGCAGGCGCGCATGCGGGCGGCCGAGCGCCTCACCACGCTTCAGAGCGATCTGATCCGGCTCGCCGAGACCGATTCGCTCACCGGCCTGCTCAACCGCCGCGCCTTCCTGCAGCGCACGCGGGAGGCCGCCCAGAAGGCCGGGTCGTTCGGGCATCTCTGTGCCGTGATCCTCGACATCGACCATTTCAAGCGCATCAACGACGAGCACGGCCACGATGTCGGCGACATGGCGATCAAGGCCGTGGCGGGGATGATCGAGGCGGAGGGCATTGCGGGGCGCCTGGGCGGGGAGGAGTTCGCGGTGATGCTCGCCGGCCAGCGCCTCACGGAGGCCGAGGCGGTCGCCTCCCGCCTGCGCCTCAAGACCTCGGACCTGCGCATCCGCTCGACCAAGGGTCCGGTGCGGCTCACCTGCAGCTTCGGCGTCAGCGAATGGTCCGAGGGCGAGACCGTCGAGGGCCTTCTGAAGCGGGCCGATATCGCCCTGTACGAAGCCAAGACGACGGGCCGCAATCGCGTGGTCTCGGCGATGTCCGACCTCGTCCTCTCCCGGACGGCGTGA
- a CDS encoding glycosyltransferase, with product MTASTASYAGKSLVFVVTEDWFFASHFLPMARAARQMGLSVAVVTRVRAHRAVIEAAGIRVVPLEAERSSLNPMAAGYAAGQLAGILKALEADIVHCVALRGILVGGTAAAMAGIPRRVFALTGLGLLGARADATGRLSRLALKGLIRGPLASRQTRFLFENPDDARALGLDPSDTAVTLVGGAGVDPDAFAPRPLPPPAPLKVAILARMLWSKGIDVAVEAARQARAGGAAVELSLYGAPDPSNRRAIPEATLRDWSRDGITWHGPTADVAGIFAAHHVGCLPSRGGEGLPRTLLEAASCGRAILTSDVPGCRDLVRDGVEGLLVPPGDATALAAALTRLAANPALVARMGAAARARILEGGYTEAAVAETVAGLYAELLAS from the coding sequence ATGACCGCCTCAACAGCCTCTTACGCCGGCAAAAGCCTCGTCTTCGTCGTCACCGAAGACTGGTTCTTCGCCTCGCACTTCCTGCCGATGGCGCGCGCCGCCCGGCAGATGGGACTCTCGGTCGCGGTGGTGACGCGGGTGCGCGCGCACCGCGCCGTGATCGAGGCCGCCGGCATCCGCGTCGTGCCCTTGGAAGCCGAGCGCTCCAGCCTCAACCCGATGGCGGCGGGCTACGCCGCGGGCCAGCTCGCGGGCATCCTGAAGGCGCTCGAGGCCGATATCGTCCATTGCGTGGCGCTCCGCGGCATTCTCGTCGGCGGCACGGCCGCGGCGATGGCCGGCATCCCGCGCCGCGTCTTCGCGCTGACCGGCCTCGGCCTGCTCGGCGCCCGCGCGGACGCGACCGGGCGGCTGTCGCGGCTGGCGCTGAAAGGGCTGATCCGCGGTCCGCTCGCGAGCCGGCAAACCCGCTTCCTGTTCGAGAACCCGGACGACGCCCGCGCGCTCGGCCTCGACCCGTCCGACACCGCCGTGACCCTGGTCGGCGGCGCGGGCGTCGATCCCGATGCCTTCGCGCCGCGCCCGCTGCCGCCGCCGGCCCCGCTGAAGGTGGCGATCCTCGCGCGGATGCTGTGGTCGAAGGGCATCGACGTCGCGGTCGAGGCGGCGCGGCAGGCCCGCGCCGGGGGCGCGGCGGTGGAACTCTCGCTCTACGGCGCGCCCGACCCGTCGAACCGCCGGGCAATTCCGGAGGCGACCCTGCGGGACTGGTCGCGCGACGGGATCACCTGGCACGGCCCCACCGCGGATGTGGCGGGCATCTTCGCCGCCCACCATGTCGGCTGCCTGCCCTCCCGCGGCGGCGAAGGGCTGCCGCGCACGCTGCTGGAAGCGGCCTCCTGCGGCCGGGCGATCCTCACCAGCGACGTGCCGGGCTGCCGCGACCTCGTGCGCGACGGCGTCGAGGGCCTGCTCGTGCCGCCGGGCGACGCGACGGCGCTCGCCGCCGCACTGACGCGGCTCGCCGCCAATCCGGCGCTCGTCGCGCGGATGGGCGCGGCGGCGCGGGCGCGCATCCTCGAAGGGGGCTATACGGAAGCCGCCGTCGCCGAGACGGTGGCGGGGCTCTATGCGGAGCTTCTCGCCTCGTGA